The proteins below are encoded in one region of Triticum aestivum cultivar Chinese Spring chromosome 1B, IWGSC CS RefSeq v2.1, whole genome shotgun sequence:
- the LOC123075871 gene encoding MEIOTIC F-BOX protein MOF-like has product MRESPAGDRLSNLPDCLLHSILSRLNCRQVVQTLALSRRWRHLWLDVPCLHIDTREFRIRSAHENQHQHGNRIEQQKEREVEFGKFEDFVDYLLFHRSAARSTLDTLRLHIHDNFGRITTYGRWVRRGLRCSPETLDVSHGGEREVVVLPPLSSSSGAHRLTKLRLVRVLLPWNFEELLSSGLPVLEDLEIRSSSLHGVSGIASTSLKNLIVDPYSCTADYGNLSTAFAVVVPRLASLHLGLEQCGSYRSQRYRDITVAPSLLLQASIRLSAKMDDEKPEVAAYLLTTLCKLLSSLSNVSRLELSGFQKTMVAKRTSHAPPPSAYPGSPFWTAPHPFQGTAAAILVAILDKDHYGLPVFDNLRTLIFDKCVMGNIINTLRHFLTYTPVIEKLLVQHCKCGKFVVSSEEKKQQESRKLSAASSLKLVEIKYIDDDRHDDRLGRGQGTRRINKILPMLEEMLPATTIIRATRDEKNASMAWNEPWNVDSSSDSDTSSPALSEDLGTPPLPDTSSPALSEDLGTPPLPFVPYTLDDFNFIKVIEGTKETDSELEYPRLEEELDKDNDDHPMVSSKRPRPDDDPDGASKKKKD; this is encoded by the exons ATGAGAGAATCTCCGGCGGGCGACCGGCTGAGCAACctgccggactgcctcctccacaGCATCCTGTCCCGTCTCAACTGTCGGCAGGTGGTGCAGACCCTAGCGCTCTCGCGGCGATGGCGACACCTCTGGCTCGACGTGCCGTGCCTCCACATCGACACCCGAGAGTTCCGGATCCGATCTGCGCATGAAAACCAGCACCAACACGGGAACAGGATCGAGCAGCAGAAGGAGCGGGAGGTGGAGTTTGGCAAGTTCGAGGACTTCGTCGACTACCTCCTGTTCCACCGCAGCGCCGCCAGGTCGACGCTGGATACCTTGCGGCTGCACATCCATGACAACTTTGGCCGGATCACGACCTACGGCCGGTGGGTTCGCCGCGGCCTCAGGTGCTCCCCGGAAACGCTCGACGTCTCCCACGGCGGAGAGCGCGAAGTTGTCGTGTTACCTCCGCTGTCTTCCTCCTCCGGTGCCCATCGCCTCACAAAGCTACGCCTTGTTCGCGTGCTCCTCCCCTGGAATTTCGAGGAGCTGCTCAGCTCGGGCCTTCCCGTCCTGGAAGACCTGGAGATCAGGAGCAGCTCGTTGCACGGGGTCTCCGGTATCGCGTCCACCAGTCTCAAGAACCTCATTGTCGACCCCTACAGCTGCACTGCAGACTATGGCAACCTGAGCACCGCCTTTGCTGTGGTCGTCCCACGCCTCGCCTCTCTGCACCTCGGCCTTGAGCAATGCGGCAGCTACAGGAGCCAACGGTACCGTGATATCACCGTGGCGCCTTCTCTTCTTCTCCAAGCATCCATCCGCCTCTCAGCCAAGATGGATGATGAGAAACCGGAGGTGGCTGCATACTTGCTAACAACCTTGTGCAAGCTTCTCAGCTCTCTATCCAACGTTAGTAGATTGGAGTTGTCAGGCTTCCAGAAAACA ATGGTAGCCAAGCGCACGTCACATGCACCTCCTCCGTCTGCATATCCTGGGTCTCCATTTTGGACAGCTCCCCATCCTTTTCAGGGGACCGCGGCGGCGATACTTGTGGCGATACTAGACAAGGATCATTATGGCTTACCAGTATTCGATAACCTAAGAACCCTTATCTTTGATAAATGTGTGATGGGCAACATCATCAACACATTACGTCATTTTCTGACATACACCCCTGTCATCGAGAAGCTTCTTGTGCAACATTGCAAG TGCGGAAAGTTTGTGGTTTCTTCGGAAGAGAAGAAGCAACAAGAGAGCCGAAAGCTGAGTGCAGCCTCCAGCCTGAAGCTAGTAGAAATTAAGTACATAGATGATGATCGTCATGACGACCGTCTAGGAAGAGGACAAGGTACTCGACGCATCAATAAGATTTTGCCCATGCTAGAAGAGATGCTGCCGGCAACCACCATTATCCGAGCTACCAGAGATGAAAAAAA CGCATCCATGGCCTGGAATGAGCCATGGAATGTCGACTCCTCAAGCGACAGCGACACCAGCAGTCCCGCTTTAAGCGAGGATTTGGGTACGCCGCCACTGCCCGACACCAGCAGTCCCGCTTTAAGCGAGGATTTGGGTACGCCGCCACTGCCCTTCGTCCCTTACACTTTGGACGACTTCAACTTTATCAAGGTCATCGAAGGGACAAAGGAGACCGACTCAGAGTTGGAGTATCCCAGGTTAGAGGAGGAGTTGGACAAGGACAACGACGACCATCCGATGGtcagcagcaagcgtcctcgcccAGATGATGACCCGGATGGGgcatccaagaagaagaaggactag